Within Gilvibacter sp. SZ-19, the genomic segment TGAGTGTAGTGCTTGGATTATGCTGGGCCTGTGAAAAGGAGAAACCAGAAGAGGAAGTTGCAACCATCACCGAGGCGCCCAAGATAGAAGAGGCCTACGGATTCATTCTCAACGATTTTAATGTAGTACGCGATACGGTTCGCTTTGGCGACACCTTTGGCGTTATTATGGATAACAACCACGTGCCCGCAGCCAAGGTTTACAGTGCGGTAGAGGCTGTTAAAGACAGTTTTGACGTACGCCGCATAGTGACCGGAAAGCCTTATGTGGTCTTAAATTCCAAGGACAGTCTGAATCAGGCTCAGGTGTTCATTTACGAGAATAACCGCATAGAATATACTGTTGTAGACCTGCGCGATAGCGTGGCAAAAGCTTATCACGGGCGTAAGCCTATCCGTCTGGTGGAGAAGACTGCATACGGAGTCATTACAAGTTCCCTCTCAGAAACTATGGAAGAGCAAAATCTCAGCGCTTCTATGACCGATCGCTTGGCAAATATTTACGCTTGGACCATCAACTTCTTTGCCCTGCAACAAGGAGATCGCTTTAAGGTAGTCTACACAGAACGTTTTATAAACGATACTATCCCAGCCGGAATAGAAGACATAAAAGCCGCCTATTTTGAGCATAAAGGGCGTCCGCTATTGGCGTTTAATTTTGTGGAGGACCCAGACTTGGGAGTTTCGGATTATTACGACGAAGAAGCCAACAACCTGCGTCGGGCCTTTTTAAAATCGCCGATCCGCTTTAATTACAGACTTTCTAGTCGTTATAATCTTAAAAGACGCATTGCCTATTACGGCTACAAGGTGCGGCCACACCGCGGAACTGACTTTGCTGCAGCGGTGGGTACTCCTATCATAGCCACTGCGGATGGGACCGTGATAGAGTCGGCCCGTAGAGGTGGAAACGGTAATTATGTGAAGATCAAGCACAACAGCACTTATATGACGCAATACCTGCACATGAAAAGCCGTAAGGCTAAGGTGGGTGACTACGTGCGTCAGGGTGATGTGATCGGTTGGGTTGGGATGACGGGAAACACCGGTGGCCCTCATGTTTGCTACAGATTCTGGAAGAACGGGCAGCAGGTAGACCCCTTTCTACAAGATTTACCAGCCTCCAAACCCCTTGCAGATTCTCTCAAGCCTCAGTACTTTGAGTATATCGCTCCGCTTAAGGAGAAGCTGGATTGTATTATTTTTTAGGAATTTCTTAAAAAACGGTTAATAATTATCTGATAGATAATGTATTCTATCAGATTTTCTACGGTATTAAGCTGTATATTAAGAAAGTATTAAAAAGTGCCAATTTAACCATAAGGTAATGTTAAAATACAGCACTTAGTAATACTTTTGTACCAATCAAAATTAACTGTTTTATGAGAAAAATTACTTTCTATTTAACCGTGGCTTGTTTGTTACTCGGCGCTAGTGCATTTGCGCAAGGGGTAACTACGGGGGGCATGAACGGTCGTGTCCTTGACAACAACGCCGAACCTCTTCTAGGGGCTAATGTGGTTGCTGTCCACACGCCAACTGGAACGACTTATGGTGCGATAACCGATTTCGACGGTTTTTATCGTATCTCAAACATGAGAGCTGGTGGTCCTTACACCGTGACCATCTCTTACGTTGGATTTGAAGACTTTGTTAGAAATGGAGTGTTCTTACAACTGGGTAACTCTCAAAAAATTAGTGTTAACCTTTCTGAATCTACCAATGCGCTAGATGAAGTATTGATCGTTGCACAGCGAAACAATGTTTTCGATTCAAAGAAAACAGGAACAGAAACTACAGTGTCGTCTAGAGACATCGCAACACTACCTGCAGTTACTCGTTCTATCGCTGACTTTGCGCGTATTACTCCTCAAGCTCAGCTTACCGAAGGTAACGACGGATTCTCTATCTCACTTGCTGGTCAGAACAACCGTTACAACGCGATCTACATTGATGGTGCTGTAAACAACGATGTGTTCGGTCTTGCAGGTTCAGGTACCAATGGTGGACAAACTGGAGTAAACCCATTCTCTGTGGATGCGGTAGAAACTTTCCAGATCAACATTGCGCCGTTTGACGTGCGTCAGTCTGGATTCTCTGGTGGGTCTATCAACGCTATTACGCGTTCTGGTACTAATGAGGTAGAAGGGTCAGCTTATTTCTACCTGCGTAATCAAGGTCTTGCTGGAAAAACTCCAACAGGTCTTGTTGACGAAGGTGAGGCTCGCGAAAAGCTTGATGATTTCTCAGCTAAGCTTTACGGGGTACGTGTAGGAGGTCCTATCATTAAGGACAAACTATTCTACTTCATTAACTACGAGCGTCAGGATGAGGAAACTCCTCAGCCATTCAACTTTAGCCAGTACGAAGGGCGTTCTTCTTTAGAAGACATCAACAACCTGGTTAACTTCTTGCGTTCTACTTACGGGTACGACCCAGGAATCTTTAATGCGAACACGCGTACACTAGTTAGTGACAAGATCACTGCCAAGTTAGACTACAACTTGAACAACGCTAACAAATTCACCTTGCGTCACTCTTACGTAAAAGGAGACAACTTGGAGGCGCGTAACTCTAACCCATTCAACATTGGATTCATCAACGGTTCTGAGTCTTTCTTGACTACGACCAACTCCACTGCTTTCGAATGGCGTTATTCTGGTACCAACGTAGCGAACAACCTTGTTATTGGTTACACCACTGTACGTGATGACCGTGACCCTGCAGGTTCTCCTTTCCCTACTGTTGATATCCAAGACGGAAACGGAACTATCTCTTTCGGAGCTGAGCCGTTCTCTACTGCTAACTTGTTAGATCAAGATGTACTTACTATCAACAACAACTTTGAGATCTATTCCGGACGTCACACCATTACCTTGGGTGCGAACTTCGAATATGCTAAAGTGAAGAACCTTTTCTTCGCCTTTAACTTTGGTGACTATACTTTCGAAGATCAATTTGACGACAACGGAGTATTGGTATCTAGCGGTTTGAATCAGTTCCTTACTGGTCAGCAAGCTGACGTATACCAGCACGGTTATTCTCTATTGGGTAACGGAGTTGTTGGTGATGAGTCTGCTGGTGCTTCTGAATTCACAGCTTCACAGCTAGGATTCTACGCTCAAGATGACTTCCAAGCTACAGATGACTTGAAAGTTACTTTCGGTCTTCGTGTTGATATTCCTTACTGGGAAGACGGTTTGGCTAACGATGACTTCAACAACCGTACTGTTGGCTTGCTAGAAGCTGCCGGTAAAGACCTTAAAGGTGCTCGTGTTGGACAGTCTATCAATGCTAACCCATTGTTCGCTCCACGTCTAGGTTTCAACTGGGACGTAAATGGAGAGAGCAAAACTCAGATCCGTGGTGGTATGGGAGTATTTACTTCTAGACTTCCATTGGTATGGCCAGGTGGTACTTACAACAACAACGGTATCACTGGTGGATTCAACTTTGAGTTCGGTCAGGACTTTGAGCCAGACGTGAACAACCAGTTCGAAGATCCAGCTCCAGGTTCTGGAGGTGTAGGAGGTAACGTAGACCTTATTGCTGCTAACTTCAAATTGCCACAGGTAATGAAGTATAACATCGCAGTAGACCAGAAACTTCCTTTCTGGGGTCTTATCGCTTCTGCGGACTTCTTGTATACTGATGTTATCAATGACATCTTGTATCAGAACTTGAACCTAAAAGGCCCAACAGGTGCTTTGAACGGTGCTGATACGCGTCCAACATATAGCCGTAGTGATGAGATCGACCCAACTTACGGGCGTATCATCCTTGCTTCTAACACAACTCTTGGACACGCTTACAATGTTACTGCAACTATCCGTAAGCCATTCGAGAACGGATTCCAAGGACAAGTGTCTTGGTCTTATGGAGATTCCTTCAAAGTATTTGACGGAACATCTTCTCAGAACTCTTCTCAGTGGAGAAACCGTCAGACTGTAAACGGTAAGAACGCTGATCTTGGAGTAGATGCTCGTTCAGACTTCTCTCTAGGACACCGTATTACTTCTAACGCCTCTTACGAGATCTCTTGGAATGAGAACCTTAAGACTACTTTCGGATTCTTCTACGAAGGTGTTCAAGGAAACCCATTCAGCTATGTATACCGTGAAGGTCGCGACATCTTAAACGATGACTCTCGTGACAACGCACTTATCTACGTACCAGCTAACCAAGGTGAGATCAACCTAGTAGACCAATCAGATAACGGTGGTCTTACTAGCGCTGAACAGTGGGCAGCTCTTGATGCATTTATCGAGGGTGACGACTACTTGCGTTCTCGCAGAGGTCAGTACGCAGAGCGTAACGGTGACCGCGGACCATGGAGCCACGTAATTGACTTCAAAGTACTACAAGACTTTAGCTTGAAGATCGGAAATACCAAGCACACCTTCCAGGCGTCTTTGGATATCTTCAACTTCACTAACTTGTTGAACAAAGACTGGGGTCAGCGTAACTTCGTTCCTGGAAACGTAGGACTTCTAAGAACAGTAACTGCAGGGCCAAACCCAGCCTTTACTTTCGATCCTACTCAGTTCGAAGATGGCGTACGTGTAATTGACGATTTCGGACTACAGTCATCAAGATGGCAAATGCAAGTTGGATTGCGTTACCTATTCAACTAATTCGAATAGCTTAGGCAAAACAGCTTAAACAAATATTTAACCCTGCAGTAGAACACAGTTCACTGCAGGGTTATTTTTTTATGTCTTACCTTTGTTTAAACAACTTCATTTAACCATGTATACCACCGTTCAGTTTTTGCATTCGTATTGGGCCTATTTGGTCGTTCTTGTTGTCTTTTTGGCCACCTTCAATGCCTTGCTAGGCTTTTTTAGCAAGCGTGACTATGGCGCCAAGGATTTCCGCATTTCTTTGTTCGCGCTTATAGTGACGCACATACAACTCCTGATCGGCTTGGTGCTTTATTTCGTTTCTCCGCTAGGATTCCAATCCATTAGCGCCAACGGTATGGGCACAGTTATGAAAGACTCTGTACTGCGGTTAAATGCCGTGGAGCATCCAACGGTAATGTTGATCGTTGTTGTTCTAATCACCATTGGCTACTCCAAGCACAAGAAGAAATTGGTTTCCAGACCTAAGTTCAAGACCTTGATGATCTTTTATACCCTTGCGTTTGTGCTTTTATTGAGCCGTATTCCTTGGGGGCAGTGGTTTGATTAAGCTTATGGCGCATGCTGCTGCGCAGCACCGGGCTTTCCACACTACACGGTAGTTTGTTGCAATCCCTTGCGCGGGGAGTAAAGAATCATTAACAATCACACTCTAGCTTTTACTTTCAAGGACAAGTCCTTGCACCTTCTTTCACACTTTTTTCCATCGATGAAACTACTGAAGAAGCAATGTCCAGTGGACATTGAGATTCAAGTACGGCAAAAAAATCTAGCGACGCTCGCTCGGCTTTGAAAACCTAGCTACCCTCAGCCACAGATTCATTGAAAGCTCCTGAGCCTCACGGCTCAGATCGGCACAATGAATCTCAAGCCCAACTGCTGCTAGCTGGTTTTCTACAGCCTCGCTCGGAGTCGCGAGAAAAAACTATTTT encodes:
- a CDS encoding peptidoglycan DD-metalloendopeptidase family protein — protein: MKRLLWLSVVLGLCWACEKEKPEEEVATITEAPKIEEAYGFILNDFNVVRDTVRFGDTFGVIMDNNHVPAAKVYSAVEAVKDSFDVRRIVTGKPYVVLNSKDSLNQAQVFIYENNRIEYTVVDLRDSVAKAYHGRKPIRLVEKTAYGVITSSLSETMEEQNLSASMTDRLANIYAWTINFFALQQGDRFKVVYTERFINDTIPAGIEDIKAAYFEHKGRPLLAFNFVEDPDLGVSDYYDEEANNLRRAFLKSPIRFNYRLSSRYNLKRRIAYYGYKVRPHRGTDFAAAVGTPIIATADGTVIESARRGGNGNYVKIKHNSTYMTQYLHMKSRKAKVGDYVRQGDVIGWVGMTGNTGGPHVCYRFWKNGQQVDPFLQDLPASKPLADSLKPQYFEYIAPLKEKLDCIIF
- a CDS encoding carboxypeptidase regulatory-like domain-containing protein encodes the protein MRKITFYLTVACLLLGASAFAQGVTTGGMNGRVLDNNAEPLLGANVVAVHTPTGTTYGAITDFDGFYRISNMRAGGPYTVTISYVGFEDFVRNGVFLQLGNSQKISVNLSESTNALDEVLIVAQRNNVFDSKKTGTETTVSSRDIATLPAVTRSIADFARITPQAQLTEGNDGFSISLAGQNNRYNAIYIDGAVNNDVFGLAGSGTNGGQTGVNPFSVDAVETFQINIAPFDVRQSGFSGGSINAITRSGTNEVEGSAYFYLRNQGLAGKTPTGLVDEGEAREKLDDFSAKLYGVRVGGPIIKDKLFYFINYERQDEETPQPFNFSQYEGRSSLEDINNLVNFLRSTYGYDPGIFNANTRTLVSDKITAKLDYNLNNANKFTLRHSYVKGDNLEARNSNPFNIGFINGSESFLTTTNSTAFEWRYSGTNVANNLVIGYTTVRDDRDPAGSPFPTVDIQDGNGTISFGAEPFSTANLLDQDVLTINNNFEIYSGRHTITLGANFEYAKVKNLFFAFNFGDYTFEDQFDDNGVLVSSGLNQFLTGQQADVYQHGYSLLGNGVVGDESAGASEFTASQLGFYAQDDFQATDDLKVTFGLRVDIPYWEDGLANDDFNNRTVGLLEAAGKDLKGARVGQSINANPLFAPRLGFNWDVNGESKTQIRGGMGVFTSRLPLVWPGGTYNNNGITGGFNFEFGQDFEPDVNNQFEDPAPGSGGVGGNVDLIAANFKLPQVMKYNIAVDQKLPFWGLIASADFLYTDVINDILYQNLNLKGPTGALNGADTRPTYSRSDEIDPTYGRIILASNTTLGHAYNVTATIRKPFENGFQGQVSWSYGDSFKVFDGTSSQNSSQWRNRQTVNGKNADLGVDARSDFSLGHRITSNASYEISWNENLKTTFGFFYEGVQGNPFSYVYREGRDILNDDSRDNALIYVPANQGEINLVDQSDNGGLTSAEQWAALDAFIEGDDYLRSRRGQYAERNGDRGPWSHVIDFKVLQDFSLKIGNTKHTFQASLDIFNFTNLLNKDWGQRNFVPGNVGLLRTVTAGPNPAFTFDPTQFEDGVRVIDDFGLQSSRWQMQVGLRYLFN